Proteins encoded in a region of the Ancylobacter sp. SL191 genome:
- a CDS encoding RNA polymerase sigma factor — MQPDLSLVFSTYGTELRRYLQRRLGDGHMASDLVQDTFLNLIEGPETRIQDIRAYLYTIARNLLINHVKQEVRRRTDSVAPDALSDLAADEPSPEDIVDSRLQLERVHALVLELPRRTQEIFVLNRIHGLTHAEVARHLQISDSSVQKHLAMAIAHMTRRLRGR; from the coding sequence ATGCAGCCTGACCTGTCACTCGTCTTTTCGACCTATGGAACCGAGCTGCGGCGCTATCTGCAGCGGCGGCTCGGTGATGGTCATATGGCCAGCGATCTGGTGCAGGATACGTTCTTGAACCTGATCGAGGGGCCGGAGACGCGTATTCAGGACATCCGTGCCTACCTCTATACCATTGCCCGCAACCTGCTGATCAATCACGTCAAGCAGGAGGTGCGCCGGCGCACCGACAGCGTGGCGCCGGACGCGCTCTCGGACCTCGCGGCCGACGAGCCGTCCCCCGAGGACATCGTGGATTCCCGCCTGCAGCTCGAACGGGTGCACGCGCTGGTGCTCGAACTTCCCCGACGCACGCAGGAAATCTTCGTGCTGAACCGCATCCATGGCCTCACCCATGCCGAGGTCGCCCGCCATTTGCAGATCTCCGACAGCTCGGTGCAGAAGCACCTCGCTATGGCGATCGCTCATATGACGCGGCGCCTCCGGGGGCGCTAG
- a CDS encoding monovalent cation/H+ antiporter subunit A, whose product MLNGWLLLAALVLPFTGALLAGFLPTNARNTAASLAGAIAVAGCVIVVALYPAVAAQEPVRLHLDWLPMLGLDFTLRLDGLAWLFALLIFGIGALVALYARYYMSPDDPVPRFFSFLLAFMGAMVGVVVSGNLVQIVFFWELTSLFSFLLIGYWHHSATARDGARMALIITAAGGLCLLVGVLLIGRIVGSYDLDEVLASRQLIIDSDLYMPALVLILLGAFTKSAQFPFHFWLPHAMAAPTPVSAYLHSATMVKAGIFLMIRLWPVLSGTDAWFYIVVPAGLITLLLGAFAAIYQQDLKGLLAYSTISHLGLITLLLGLGSPLAAVAAIFHTLNHAIFKASLFMAAGIIDHETGTRDLRKLSGLYRYMPFTGTLAMVAAASMAGVPLLNGFISKEMFFAEAVADHTGSLLDDSLPYWATLAGVFSVTYSMRFILGVFFGPPPVDLPKIPHEPAHWMRFPIELLVLICLLIGIVPTLIVGPILGTAVESVLGGSTPYYSLAVWHGFNLPLLMSFIALAGGILLYFALRDDLDSGIEGPPVIRGLKGQRIFEKALATLALQWAPAAEAAFGTRRLQPQMRLVMGLAILAALSPLLVGGVAGAGSLIGTPVEPAFALMWAVGATCGLAAAYQAKYHRLAALVLMGGAGLVTCLTFVWLSAPDLAVTQLLVEIVTTVLLLLGLRWLPKRIENVYPTRPPLSVLVRRYTDFAIAAAFGGTLAFLSYCMMTRPLPESVSRFFVERAYTEGGGTNIVNVILVDFRGFDTMGEIVVLCLAGLTVFALLRRFRPAPESEEVPEQQRLQNAYDHAEPDRTPGDTVSDYLLIPRLIMNWMFPVVAVLAVYLFMRGHDLPGGGFAAGITLSIAFVIQYMANGTRWVEDHLRVLPLRWMGLGLLTVVGTGVGSWVFGYPFLTSHFQYLDLPVLGKIPLASALLFDLGVFALVVGATVLILIALAHQSLRSSRAAQVSEGGERWR is encoded by the coding sequence ATGTTGAATGGCTGGCTGCTCCTTGCCGCGCTTGTCCTGCCCTTCACCGGCGCCCTGCTGGCGGGTTTCCTGCCGACCAATGCCCGCAACACGGCTGCCAGTCTCGCCGGCGCGATCGCTGTTGCCGGCTGCGTCATCGTCGTCGCCCTCTACCCGGCGGTCGCCGCGCAGGAGCCGGTTCGGCTCCATCTCGACTGGCTGCCCATGCTGGGGCTCGACTTCACCCTGCGGCTCGACGGCCTCGCCTGGCTCTTTGCCCTGCTGATCTTCGGCATTGGGGCGCTGGTGGCGCTCTATGCCCGCTACTACATGTCGCCCGACGATCCCGTGCCGCGCTTCTTCTCCTTCCTGCTCGCCTTCATGGGGGCGATGGTCGGTGTGGTTGTCTCCGGCAACCTCGTCCAGATCGTCTTCTTCTGGGAGCTGACCAGCCTCTTCTCTTTCCTGCTGATCGGTTACTGGCACCACAGCGCGACGGCGCGTGACGGCGCGCGCATGGCGCTCATCATCACCGCAGCGGGTGGGCTGTGCCTGCTGGTCGGCGTGCTGCTGATCGGGCGGATCGTCGGCAGCTACGATCTCGACGAGGTTCTGGCCTCGCGCCAGCTCATCATCGACAGCGACCTCTATATGCCCGCTCTGGTGCTGATCCTGCTCGGTGCCTTCACCAAGAGCGCACAGTTCCCCTTCCATTTCTGGCTGCCGCACGCCATGGCGGCGCCGACACCGGTCTCGGCCTATCTCCACTCTGCCACCATGGTGAAGGCCGGCATCTTCCTGATGATCCGCCTCTGGCCGGTGCTGTCGGGCACCGACGCCTGGTTCTACATCGTCGTGCCGGCCGGGCTGATCACCCTGCTGCTCGGCGCCTTCGCGGCGATCTACCAGCAGGATCTCAAGGGGCTGCTGGCCTATTCGACCATCAGCCATCTCGGCCTCATCACCCTCCTGCTCGGCCTCGGCAGCCCGCTGGCGGCGGTAGCGGCAATCTTCCACACGCTGAACCACGCCATCTTCAAGGCGTCGCTGTTCATGGCGGCGGGCATCATCGACCACGAGACCGGCACGCGCGACCTGCGCAAGCTCAGCGGGCTCTATCGCTACATGCCGTTCACCGGCACGCTGGCCATGGTCGCCGCCGCCTCGATGGCCGGCGTGCCGCTTCTGAACGGCTTCATCTCGAAGGAGATGTTCTTCGCCGAAGCGGTCGCCGACCATACCGGCTCGCTGCTCGACGACAGCCTGCCCTATTGGGCGACGCTGGCCGGTGTGTTCAGCGTCACCTATTCGATGCGCTTCATCCTCGGCGTGTTCTTCGGCCCTCCCCCGGTGGACCTGCCGAAGATCCCGCACGAGCCGGCGCACTGGATGCGATTTCCAATCGAGCTGTTGGTTCTGATCTGCCTGCTCATCGGCATCGTCCCGACGCTCATCGTCGGCCCCATCCTTGGGACGGCGGTGGAATCCGTGCTCGGTGGCTCCACGCCCTATTACAGCCTGGCCGTCTGGCACGGCTTCAACCTGCCGCTGCTGATGAGCTTCATCGCGCTCGCCGGCGGCATCCTGCTCTATTTCGCGCTGCGCGATGATCTCGACAGCGGCATTGAGGGACCGCCAGTCATTCGCGGGCTCAAGGGCCAGCGCATCTTCGAGAAGGCGCTAGCCACCCTCGCTCTGCAATGGGCCCCGGCCGCCGAGGCGGCATTCGGCACGCGGCGCCTGCAACCGCAGATGCGGCTGGTGATGGGACTCGCCATCCTTGCGGCCCTCTCGCCCCTGCTGGTCGGCGGCGTGGCGGGGGCCGGATCGCTGATCGGCACGCCGGTGGAGCCGGCCTTCGCGCTAATGTGGGCGGTGGGGGCGACCTGCGGCCTCGCGGCGGCCTATCAGGCCAAGTATCACCGCCTTGCCGCGCTGGTGCTGATGGGCGGCGCCGGGCTGGTGACGTGCCTGACCTTCGTCTGGCTCTCGGCGCCCGACCTCGCTGTGACGCAGCTTCTGGTCGAGATCGTCACCACGGTGCTGCTGCTGCTCGGCCTGCGCTGGCTGCCCAAGCGCATCGAGAATGTGTACCCGACCCGTCCGCCTCTCTCCGTGCTGGTGCGGCGCTACACCGATTTCGCCATCGCCGCCGCCTTTGGCGGGACGCTGGCCTTCCTCTCCTACTGCATGATGACGCGGCCGCTGCCGGAGAGCGTCTCCCGCTTCTTCGTCGAGCGCGCCTATACCGAGGGCGGCGGCACCAACATCGTCAACGTGATTCTGGTCGATTTCCGCGGCTTCGACACGATGGGCGAGATCGTCGTGCTGTGCCTCGCCGGCCTGACCGTCTTCGCGCTCCTGCGCCGCTTCCGCCCGGCGCCGGAAAGCGAGGAGGTGCCGGAGCAGCAGCGGCTGCAGAACGCCTATGACCATGCCGAGCCCGACCGCACGCCCGGCGACACGGTGAGCGACTATCTGCTCATCCCGCGCCTCATCATGAACTGGATGTTCCCGGTGGTGGCGGTGCTCGCGGTCTATCTCTTCATGCGCGGGCACGACCTGCCGGGCGGCGGCTTCGCGGCCGGCATTACCCTCTCCATCGCCTTCGTCATCCAGTACATGGCCAATGGCACGCGCTGGGTGGAGGACCATCTGCGCGTCCTGCCGCTGCGCTGGATGGGCCTCGGCCTTCTTACAGTGGTGGGCACGGGCGTCGGCTCCTGGGTGTTCGGTTATCCCTTCCTGACCTCGCATTTCCAGTATCTGGACCTGCCGGTGCTCGGCAAAATCCCGCTCGCCAGCGCGCTGCTGTTCGATCTCGGCGTGTTCGCCCTGGTGGTCGGCGCGACCGTGCTGATCCTCATCGCCCTCGCCCACCAGTCGCTGCGCTCCTCGCGCGCGGCGCAGGTCTCGGAAGGAGGTGAGAGATGGAGATGA
- a CDS encoding helix-turn-helix domain-containing protein, translating into MELAPEQCRAARGLLNWSQERLAEEAGVSRSTVRDFECHRHVLHRGTESQIIRTLEGAGVILLAAGEHGPGVRIR; encoded by the coding sequence ATGGAACTGGCGCCGGAACAATGTCGTGCCGCTCGTGGGCTGCTGAATTGGAGCCAGGAGCGGCTGGCCGAGGAGGCGGGTGTCTCGCGCAGCACAGTGCGGGACTTCGAGTGCCATCGGCATGTGCTGCATCGGGGTACCGAGTCCCAGATCATCCGCACCCTTGAGGGCGCGGGCGTCATCCTGCTGGCCGCCGGCGAGCACGGGCCCGGCGTGCGCATCCGCTGA
- a CDS encoding TonB-dependent siderophore receptor: MTNPARHRTQRLRQHHLGGVAGRALLLGLVASGVLTVGMSGGASAQGQTATAPAPARLAFDIPAQDLNGAILSFAQKAGVRVFFDTQRLGGRRSSAVQGSFSTNEALDRLLKGTGLTYRFTAPNRVTIVDPTANTAANGTTVGVELDTIDVQADGNGTVGYVATASTAGTKTDTPLIETPQSVTVVTRQELDDRNVQTLTEAVAYTPGVRTQQSGYDPRFDSFSVRGFDVTYNGIYRDGLRLPGANMSIFKVEPYGVDSITVLRGPSSALYGLGSPGGLVDITSKRPTEEAFGEVEVQGGNYDWWQGQFDIGGPIDKNGEWLYRLTGVLRDAGSPNVYGGGTNDMTFIAPALTWKPSDDTRITFLGEYQKSETPSSMPYYGWTGTSGEQFSKNFGDYNSLNQEQWRIGYLAEHDIDNVFTVRQNLRYGSTNTGVRYTGQTGLDTTTNVASRYSAYVQDYLDSFVVDNQLEANFATGAVGHKLLIGVDYSYLALSGGIGYGVASDYDLNTNQPLGPIEDPELTASSYRQRQNQVGVYVQEQAEFDRFILTLSGRQDWVDTDALDLINDTEQNIDDSEFTYRAGLTYVFDNGIAPYVSYSTSFAPNLGVDINGDAFSPTTAKQIEGGVKYQPVGFDGFFAASVFQINQNNGLVTDDENPLYQVQTGEVRARGFELEAVANLGAGLKVRGAYTYLDMENVSGTAETIGLTPSGQPENSFSFWADYQFQPGTKLVGLGVGAGVRYVGATWGDSLNTFENDAYTLVDAKLSYDFSYLDPKLKGWSFQVNAQNLLDEEYTTCDVGYCYLGAPRTVIAGLKYRW; encoded by the coding sequence ATGACGAACCCGGCACGTCACCGCACGCAGCGCCTGCGCCAGCATCATCTCGGCGGTGTCGCTGGCCGTGCTCTCCTGCTGGGTCTTGTGGCCTCGGGCGTGCTGACGGTCGGTATGAGCGGCGGCGCCTCGGCGCAGGGCCAGACCGCCACGGCGCCCGCTCCGGCGCGCCTCGCTTTCGATATTCCGGCGCAGGATCTCAACGGCGCCATCCTGTCCTTCGCGCAGAAGGCGGGGGTACGCGTTTTCTTCGACACGCAGCGCCTTGGCGGCCGCCGCTCCAGCGCGGTGCAGGGCAGCTTCAGCACCAATGAGGCGCTCGATCGGCTGCTTAAGGGCACCGGGCTGACCTATCGCTTCACCGCGCCGAACCGGGTCACCATCGTCGATCCCACCGCCAATACCGCCGCCAATGGCACCACGGTCGGCGTCGAGCTCGATACGATCGACGTGCAGGCCGACGGCAATGGCACGGTCGGTTATGTCGCCACCGCCAGCACCGCCGGAACCAAGACCGATACGCCGCTGATCGAGACGCCCCAGTCCGTCACCGTCGTTACGCGGCAGGAGCTCGACGACCGCAACGTGCAGACACTGACCGAGGCCGTCGCTTACACGCCCGGCGTGCGCACCCAGCAGAGCGGCTACGACCCGCGCTTCGACTCCTTTTCGGTCCGCGGCTTCGACGTGACCTATAACGGCATCTACCGCGACGGGCTGCGCCTGCCGGGCGCCAACATGTCGATCTTCAAGGTCGAGCCCTATGGCGTCGACAGCATCACCGTTCTGCGCGGGCCGAGCTCGGCTCTCTATGGCCTCGGTTCGCCCGGTGGTCTCGTCGACATCACCTCGAAGCGCCCGACCGAGGAGGCGTTTGGCGAGGTCGAGGTGCAGGGCGGCAATTACGATTGGTGGCAGGGCCAGTTCGACATTGGCGGCCCCATCGACAAGAACGGTGAGTGGCTCTACCGCCTCACCGGCGTGCTGCGCGATGCCGGTTCGCCGAACGTCTATGGCGGCGGCACCAACGACATGACCTTCATCGCCCCGGCCCTGACCTGGAAGCCGAGCGACGATACCCGCATCACCTTCCTCGGCGAGTACCAGAAGTCCGAGACACCGTCGTCCATGCCCTATTATGGCTGGACGGGCACTAGTGGCGAGCAGTTCAGCAAGAATTTCGGCGACTATAACTCGCTGAATCAGGAGCAGTGGCGGATCGGCTATCTGGCCGAGCACGACATCGACAATGTCTTCACCGTCCGCCAGAACCTGCGCTATGGCAGCACCAATACGGGCGTGCGCTATACCGGCCAGACCGGACTCGACACCACCACGAATGTCGCCAGCCGCTACTCCGCTTATGTGCAGGACTATCTGGACTCCTTCGTCGTCGATAATCAGCTGGAAGCGAATTTCGCGACCGGCGCCGTCGGGCACAAGCTGCTGATCGGTGTCGACTATTCCTATCTCGCCCTCAGCGGCGGCATCGGCTACGGCGTGGCGTCCGATTACGACCTCAACACCAACCAGCCGCTCGGCCCTATCGAGGATCCCGAGCTGACAGCCTCCAGTTATCGCCAGCGCCAGAACCAGGTCGGCGTCTACGTGCAGGAGCAGGCAGAGTTCGACCGCTTTATCCTCACGCTGAGCGGACGGCAGGACTGGGTGGATACGGATGCCCTCGATCTCATTAACGATACCGAGCAGAATATTGACGACAGCGAGTTCACCTATCGCGCGGGCCTGACCTATGTCTTCGACAACGGCATCGCGCCCTATGTGAGCTACTCGACCTCGTTCGCGCCCAATCTCGGCGTCGACATTAATGGCGACGCCTTCTCGCCGACAACGGCGAAGCAGATCGAAGGCGGCGTGAAGTACCAGCCGGTCGGCTTCGACGGCTTCTTCGCCGCCTCGGTGTTCCAGATCAATCAAAATAACGGTCTGGTCACCGACGACGAAAACCCACTCTATCAGGTGCAGACTGGCGAGGTGCGGGCCCGCGGCTTTGAACTCGAAGCGGTGGCCAATCTCGGCGCCGGCTTGAAGGTGCGCGGCGCCTACACCTATCTCGACATGGAGAATGTGTCCGGCACCGCCGAAACCATCGGCCTGACGCCCTCGGGCCAGCCGGAAAACAGCTTCTCCTTCTGGGCGGATTACCAGTTCCAGCCGGGCACCAAGTTGGTCGGCCTCGGGGTGGGCGCGGGCGTGCGCTATGTCGGCGCGACCTGGGGTGATTCGCTCAACACCTTCGAGAACGACGCCTACACGCTGGTTGATGCCAAGCTGAGCTATGATTTCAGCTACCTCGATCCGAAGCTCAAGGGTTGGAGCTTCCAGGTCAACGCCCAGAACCTGCTCGACGAGGAATATACGACCTGCGATGTCGGCTACTGCTACCTCGGCGCGCCGCGCACGGTCATTGCGGGCCTGAAGTATCGCTGGTGA
- a CDS encoding MFS transporter, with protein sequence MPSLFSRFSVEPDALPWLEQRSWHPWLVIGLVCIGAFVGQLDATIVQLALPTLSHAFEVPIQKVSWVALSYLLAFASFLPIFGRLCEMVGRKSLYLVGYALFIVATALCGLAATFEQLLVFRFLQGMGGALLGANSISILVATIPAASRGRALGFFAAAQAVGMSAGPALGGLILVGLGWRWVFWVTVPFGALAMVVGWLALPRSRIAGPRKSFDWTGALLIGPALILLVATLNHASHWGLLSAPTLGGFAISAVLLGLLVRHERRCTSPLIDPRLLQSAGFRFGAMAVTLAYGLLYGTFFLMSFALEHGYGQGPAQAGFRLAIIPVAIGLSAPFSQDIRQWLGRTRIGGAAMLLCLLAIMMMRMSVGLSPYHKAIDTVAFTLIGIGLGLFIAPNNNATLAAVPAELSGAAGALLNLMRVLGTSLGVALGASSLTWRLEEVAGTDRGWNAAGSANLLTAVRDSVPLLGLIAVAAAIAAWAAARSTPPEPKS encoded by the coding sequence ATGCCCTCTCTCTTCTCCCGCTTCAGCGTTGAACCGGACGCCCTGCCCTGGCTTGAACAGCGGTCCTGGCACCCCTGGCTGGTCATCGGGCTTGTCTGCATCGGCGCCTTTGTTGGCCAGCTCGACGCGACCATCGTCCAGCTCGCCTTGCCCACCCTCAGCCATGCCTTCGAGGTGCCGATCCAGAAGGTAAGCTGGGTGGCGCTGTCCTATCTCCTCGCCTTCGCCTCTTTCCTGCCGATCTTCGGCCGGCTGTGCGAGATGGTGGGGCGTAAAAGCCTCTATCTCGTCGGGTATGCTCTCTTCATTGTCGCCACCGCGCTCTGCGGTCTCGCGGCGACGTTCGAGCAGTTGCTCGTTTTCCGCTTCCTGCAGGGCATGGGCGGCGCGCTGCTTGGCGCCAACAGCATCTCCATCCTGGTCGCAACCATCCCCGCCGCCTCGCGCGGGCGGGCGCTCGGCTTCTTCGCAGCGGCTCAGGCCGTCGGGATGAGCGCCGGGCCGGCGCTGGGCGGGCTCATTCTGGTGGGCCTCGGCTGGCGCTGGGTGTTCTGGGTCACCGTCCCCTTCGGGGCGCTGGCGATGGTCGTCGGCTGGCTGGCCCTGCCGCGCTCGCGCATCGCCGGGCCGCGCAAGAGCTTCGACTGGACCGGCGCGCTGCTCATCGGCCCGGCGCTGATCCTTCTGGTGGCGACGCTGAACCATGCCTCGCATTGGGGCTTGCTGTCGGCTCCCACATTGGGCGGCTTCGCGATCTCCGCCGTGCTGCTGGGGCTACTGGTGCGTCACGAACGCCGCTGCACGTCCCCGCTGATCGACCCCCGCCTGTTGCAGAGCGCGGGTTTCCGCTTCGGCGCCATGGCCGTAACCCTCGCCTATGGCCTGCTCTACGGGACGTTCTTCCTCATGTCCTTCGCGCTGGAGCATGGCTATGGGCAGGGACCGGCACAGGCCGGCTTCCGGCTCGCCATCATTCCCGTCGCCATCGGCCTCTCCGCCCCGTTCAGCCAGGACATCCGGCAATGGCTGGGACGCACGCGCATCGGCGGCGCGGCCATGCTGCTCTGCCTGCTCGCAATCATGATGATGCGGATGAGCGTCGGCCTGTCGCCCTATCACAAGGCCATCGACACGGTGGCCTTCACGCTGATCGGCATTGGTCTCGGCCTGTTCATCGCGCCGAACAATAATGCGACCCTGGCGGCCGTGCCCGCCGAACTCTCCGGCGCGGCGGGCGCGCTGCTGAACCTCATGCGCGTGCTCGGCACCAGCCTTGGCGTCGCCCTTGGGGCGAGCAGCTTGACGTGGCGGCTCGAGGAGGTCGCGGGCACAGACCGGGGCTGGAACGCGGCGGGCAGCGCCAACCTGCTCACGGCCGTCCGCGACAGCGTCCCCTTGCTCGGGCTGATCGCGGTTGCCGCCGCCATCGCGGCGTGGGCCGCAGCGCGCTCGACCCCGCCGGAGCCGAAATCCTAG
- a CDS encoding metallophosphoesterase, producing MNHVLTSVAPRYTPSMRRQIFTLLFLAFVALAPARGTAADSVFLQISDIHFDPFDPPSGAAALSELDVSSWTAHLASQASPRPAGWGHDTNFPLLESALAEIARAATTADFVLLTGDLIAHDFPELTQKALGFAPGTAESRAFAAKTTLYVIERVREAAGGKPVFLTLGNTDSGCGDYRIDPDGPYLDATRAAVRQLAGADRLAADFDATYRAGGYYAAAHPTLANVTMLVIDDALWSPEYSDPCGSAGGEAGAAMLEWLGRQLAEAQAAGRRVWLLHHIPPGIDAYATLRAKEATCRARIVPMLAEPYATGFTDLLARYSSTIAASFSGHDHHDDYRLLRDTAGAVVGVDKIVPAISPIFGQNPGFHIFSYDRTSGAVTDFATRYLANLGTAQRASDGQWREEYVFSAAYGATGFSPSSAEAMWKQLLPPTEPVASTFRRLYPVSHGELGAADLPAYACAIGFLRREDFAACYCDR from the coding sequence ATGAACCACGTTCTCACCAGCGTGGCGCCTCGCTACACTCCGTCCATGCGCCGCCAGATCTTCACCCTTCTGTTCCTTGCCTTCGTTGCGCTTGCACCCGCACGCGGCACGGCGGCGGACAGCGTCTTCCTGCAGATATCCGACATCCATTTCGACCCGTTCGATCCACCCTCAGGCGCGGCGGCGCTGTCCGAGCTCGATGTGTCGTCATGGACAGCGCATTTGGCGTCCCAAGCCAGCCCGCGCCCGGCAGGCTGGGGACACGACACCAATTTCCCCCTGCTTGAGAGCGCGCTCGCCGAAATCGCTCGCGCGGCCACCACCGCAGACTTCGTGCTGCTGACAGGCGACCTCATCGCCCACGATTTCCCCGAGCTGACGCAGAAAGCGCTCGGCTTCGCGCCGGGCACCGCCGAGAGCCGCGCTTTCGCGGCGAAGACGACGCTCTATGTCATTGAGCGCGTGCGCGAAGCGGCGGGCGGCAAGCCGGTCTTTCTCACGCTGGGCAATACCGATTCCGGCTGCGGCGACTACCGTATCGATCCCGATGGACCTTATCTCGACGCCACGCGCGCGGCGGTGCGCCAGTTGGCGGGTGCGGACCGTCTCGCCGCCGATTTCGATGCCACCTATCGCGCCGGCGGCTACTATGCGGCGGCCCACCCGACGCTCGCCAACGTCACCATGCTGGTGATCGACGATGCCCTCTGGTCGCCGGAATACAGCGATCCCTGCGGCAGCGCGGGCGGTGAGGCGGGCGCGGCCATGCTGGAGTGGCTGGGGCGCCAGCTTGCCGAGGCGCAGGCGGCCGGTCGGCGGGTCTGGCTGCTGCATCACATCCCGCCCGGTATCGATGCCTATGCGACCCTTCGTGCCAAGGAAGCAACCTGCCGCGCGCGCATCGTGCCGATGCTGGCGGAGCCCTATGCGACCGGCTTCACGGATCTGCTGGCGCGCTATTCCAGCACGATCGCCGCCAGTTTCAGCGGCCATGACCACCATGACGATTATCGCCTGTTGCGCGATACCGCCGGCGCGGTGGTCGGCGTTGACAAGATCGTGCCGGCGATCAGCCCGATCTTCGGGCAGAATCCGGGCTTTCACATCTTCAGCTATGACCGGACAAGCGGCGCGGTCACCGATTTCGCGACCCGCTACCTCGCCAATCTCGGCACGGCGCAGAGGGCGTCGGACGGGCAATGGCGCGAGGAATATGTGTTCTCCGCCGCCTATGGCGCCACGGGCTTCTCGCCGTCGAGCGCCGAGGCGATGTGGAAGCAGCTTCTGCCCCCGACCGAGCCGGTCGCCTCGACCTTTCGGCGGCTCTACCCGGTCAGCCATGGCGAACTGGGCGCCGCCGATCTTCCCGCCTATGCCTGCGCCATCGGTTTCCTCAGGCGAGAGGACTTTGCTGCCTGTTATTGTGATCGCTAG
- a CDS encoding iron-siderophore ABC transporter substrate-binding protein, whose protein sequence is MSGLMLSRRAATFGGLAALAAFPAAHAAGQAGRDAPASPPTRIVAMDFGLAETLIEMGLAPVAIPNPDSWSQWVVEPALPPGVVNLGTDREPNLELLTALKPELIVSTPYLDAIKPLLERFAPTLTFSVYAPPVGSAYARSVVATRALASAVGRQVQGEALIARTEATMEEARAALAAAGLAERPVLAVNFLDARHVRVYGGGSLFGDVMERVGLINGWTQPSNYWGFNTVGIEALAGSGAGTLLYLEPISADTLASLDASPLWRSLPFVQAGRLVRIPPVLMFGMLPSAMRFAGQLTRHLAEARPNG, encoded by the coding sequence GTGAGCGGATTGATGCTTTCCCGGCGGGCAGCGACCTTTGGCGGGCTCGCCGCACTTGCCGCCTTCCCCGCAGCGCATGCGGCGGGGCAGGCGGGACGGGACGCGCCGGCTTCACCTCCCACACGGATCGTCGCGATGGATTTCGGCCTCGCCGAAACGCTCATCGAGATGGGTCTGGCCCCTGTCGCGATCCCCAACCCCGACAGTTGGAGCCAATGGGTGGTGGAGCCGGCGCTGCCGCCCGGCGTGGTCAATCTCGGCACCGACCGGGAGCCAAATCTCGAACTGCTGACGGCCCTGAAGCCGGAACTGATCGTTTCCACGCCCTATCTCGACGCCATCAAGCCGCTGCTCGAGCGCTTCGCGCCGACGCTGACCTTTTCGGTCTATGCGCCACCGGTCGGTAGCGCCTATGCCCGCAGCGTCGTGGCGACGCGCGCTCTTGCCAGCGCCGTCGGACGGCAGGTGCAGGGCGAGGCGCTGATCGCCCGCACCGAGGCGACGATGGAGGAAGCCCGCGCGGCGCTGGCTGCGGCGGGACTTGCCGAACGCCCGGTGCTCGCCGTGAACTTCCTCGATGCCCGTCATGTGCGTGTCTATGGCGGCGGCAGCCTGTTCGGCGACGTGATGGAGCGCGTCGGCCTGATCAATGGCTGGACGCAGCCGAGCAATTACTGGGGCTTCAATACGGTGGGTATCGAGGCTCTGGCCGGCAGCGGTGCGGGCACGCTGCTCTATCTCGAACCGATCTCCGCCGACACGCTGGCCAGCCTCGATGCCAGCCCGCTCTGGCGAAGCCTGCCCTTCGTGCAGGCCGGCCGGCTCGTGCGGATTCCGCCCGTTCTCATGTTCGGCATGCTGCCCTCGGCCATGCGTTTCGCCGGGCAACTCACCCGGCATCTGGCGGAGGCGCGCCCCAATGGCTGA
- a CDS encoding FecR family protein → MGSIDNRAHEIELRAAEWVARLDGGPLSPAESACLREWLEEEPEHRAAFEEAAATWRELSLLRRDPGPLRDLVPRTRPASPVRRAVRVGAIVALLVLAGGMARYQFGDPWLLASADHRTAPGELRSVTLPDGSVAELGPASAIAVDFDSAERRVRLLAGEVFFTAAPRAGDETRPFVVEAGVGRTMALGTQFVVEDEGEGADVLAIEHQIEVALDHAGARQDVVLSPGQEVRYRRGLGLGRVRTRDVATATAWRRGMLVFSGSRLGEVVETLNRYRRGRIVILDGGLADRRVSGVFATNDLDDAIETITAELGIGSRSIYPFVTVLY, encoded by the coding sequence GTGGGCAGCATCGACAATCGCGCGCATGAGATCGAGCTGCGCGCGGCCGAATGGGTGGCGCGTCTTGATGGCGGTCCGCTGAGCCCGGCCGAAAGCGCGTGCCTGCGCGAGTGGCTGGAGGAAGAGCCCGAGCACCGGGCGGCCTTTGAGGAGGCTGCCGCCACCTGGCGCGAGCTGTCGCTGCTGCGCCGTGATCCCGGCCCGCTGCGCGACCTCGTGCCGAGAACACGACCGGCCTCGCCGGTACGCCGCGCGGTTCGCGTCGGGGCTATCGTCGCTTTGCTGGTCCTTGCCGGCGGGATGGCGCGCTACCAGTTCGGCGATCCCTGGCTTCTTGCGAGCGCCGACCATCGAACCGCGCCGGGAGAGCTGCGCAGCGTGACCCTGCCGGATGGCAGCGTGGCGGAGCTCGGTCCCGCGAGCGCCATTGCCGTTGATTTCGACAGCGCTGAACGCCGCGTGCGCCTGCTCGCGGGCGAGGTGTTCTTCACGGCGGCGCCCCGTGCGGGCGATGAGACACGTCCCTTCGTCGTCGAGGCGGGCGTGGGGCGGACGATGGCTCTCGGCACGCAGTTCGTCGTCGAGGATGAAGGCGAGGGGGCCGACGTGCTCGCCATCGAGCACCAGATCGAGGTCGCCCTCGATCATGCCGGCGCGCGGCAGGACGTGGTGCTCTCGCCCGGCCAGGAAGTGCGCTACCGCCGTGGCCTCGGCCTCGGACGGGTGCGCACGCGCGACGTCGCCACCGCCACGGCCTGGCGGCGCGGAATGCTGGTGTTCAGCGGCTCGCGCCTCGGCGAGGTGGTGGAGACGCTCAACCGCTACCGGCGCGGGCGTATCGTTATTCTGGACGGCGGGCTTGCCGACCGGCGGGTGAGCGGCGTGTTCGCCACCAACGATCTCGATGACGCGATCGAGACCATCACGGCCGAGCTCGGCATCGGCTCCAGGTCGATTTATCCTTTTGTAACAGTGCTTTATTGA